The sequence below is a genomic window from Nocardia fluminea.
CATCGAGTTCAACCTGTTCGAGGTACTGAACCTCGACAAGCTGCTGGCCACGGGCGCCTACGGCGACCTGGACTCCGAGACGGTGCGCCAGCTCCTCGACGAGGTGAAACACCTGGCCGAGGGGCCCATCGCGGACTCGTTCGCCGACGCCGACCGGCACCCGGTGGTCTTCCGTCCCGACACCCACGACATCGCCGTGCCCGAACCCTTGCGCAAGACGGTGGACCTGGTGCACGAGGCGGGCTGGTACCGCCTCGGCATGCCGGCGGGCATGGACGGCACCGCCGCCCCGAACGTGCTGATGTGGGCGATCAACGAGCTCATCATCTGTGCCAATCCGGCGGCCAGCTTCTTCAACATGGGCCCGCTGATGGGTTCGGTGCTCTACGAGCTCGGCAGCTCCGAACAGCAGCGCTGGGCACTCGGTGGATTCGAACGCGGGTGGCAGGCCACCATGGTGCTCACCGAGCCCGATGCCGGATCCGACGTCGGCGCCGGTCGCACCAGGGCCGTACCGCAGCCCGACGGGTCATGGCACATCGAAGGGGTCAAACGGTTCATCTCCGGCGGCGACGTGGGTGATACGGCCGAGAACATGTTCCACCTGGTGCTCGCCCGGCCGGAGGGCGCCGGTCCCGGCACCAAGGGGCTTTCGCTGTTCTACGTGCCGAAGTTCCTCTTCGATCCGGAGACGATGGAACCGGGTGAGCGCAACGGCGTGTATGTGACCGGGCTCGAGCACAAGATGGGGATCAAGTCCTCGCCGACCTGCGAGCTCACCTTCGGCGGCACCGAGGTGCCCGCCAAGGGCTGGCTGGTGGGCGATGTGCACGACGGCATCGCCCAGATGTTCAAGGTGATCGAGAACGCGCGGATGACGGTGGGTGTGAAGTCGTCCGGGACGCTGTCGACCGGGTATCTGAACGCGCTGGAGTACGCCAAGACGCGGGTGCAGGGCGCGGATCTGACGCAGATCTCCGACAAGGCGGCACCGCGCGTCACCATCACCCATCACCCCGATGTGCGCCGCTCGCTGGCCATGCAGAAGGCCTACGCGGAAGGGCTGCGAGCGGTGTATCTGTATACCGCCGCGCATCAGAACGAGGACGTGGCGCAGTTGGTGTCCGGCGCTGATCCGGAGACCGCGCACCGCGTGGACGATCTGCTGCTGCCGATCGTCAAGGGCGTCGGTTCCGAGCGCGCGTACCAGTTGCTCACCGAGTCGCTGCAAACTCTCGGTGGTTCCGGATATCTGCAGGACTATCCGATCGAGCAGTACATCCGCGACGCCAAGATCGATTCGCTCTACGAGGGCACCACGGCGATCCAGGCCCAGGACTTCTTCTTCCGCAAGATCATTCGCGATCGCGGCGTCGCGTTGGCCCAC
It includes:
- a CDS encoding acyl-CoA dehydrogenase, which produces MGHYKANVRDIEFNLFEVLNLDKLLATGAYGDLDSETVRQLLDEVKHLAEGPIADSFADADRHPVVFRPDTHDIAVPEPLRKTVDLVHEAGWYRLGMPAGMDGTAAPNVLMWAINELIICANPAASFFNMGPLMGSVLYELGSSEQQRWALGGFERGWQATMVLTEPDAGSDVGAGRTRAVPQPDGSWHIEGVKRFISGGDVGDTAENMFHLVLARPEGAGPGTKGLSLFYVPKFLFDPETMEPGERNGVYVTGLEHKMGIKSSPTCELTFGGTEVPAKGWLVGDVHDGIAQMFKVIENARMTVGVKSSGTLSTGYLNALEYAKTRVQGADLTQISDKAAPRVTITHHPDVRRSLAMQKAYAEGLRAVYLYTAAHQNEDVAQLVSGADPETAHRVDDLLLPIVKGVGSERAYQLLTESLQTLGGSGYLQDYPIEQYIRDAKIDSLYEGTTAIQAQDFFFRKIIRDRGVALAHVNAQISAYLDNDTGRFAVERDLLRTAQADVGAMAATLTGYAMAGRTEPTELYKVGLGSVRFLMAVGDLLIAWRLLVQADIAAAALAADSDPRDRPFYQGKVAAASFFAKNVLPGLTATRNILATIDNDIMAVPEDAF